In Streptomyces asoensis, a single genomic region encodes these proteins:
- a CDS encoding SpoIIE family protein phosphatase, with amino-acid sequence MDSTPSPSSSSPFELVSSALGRYVPHGATSAATASADAQGDRPAAPPVPDDPEGGRHDQILGVVNLDKELRITRRNLDAAVFTGLDAASGTPFADLLPPGDVPTVTRRLRQVLEIGEAHVARIQRLRRSDGSELVVSMSILPAAAPQEGLTVSLIAMAKRLHLYAAETAIGTSLDIGETAQSLAESLLAWGDVAAVDLDFAVWTGEGVTEQSQGRIRLRRAALVPERAWPEGYVTPGGDLPSDASRLLAQAVRRDDAPQAIVIPDRQAVERLLGSPRVIRALVPGDRSASVACIPLVLDGTPPVVLGVAEVWRRADRPFRDSELFDLQELVARTAHHVDLARQHHREHTQVLALQRRLLPRTGGHTVEFASVYQPATPDSAGVGGDWVNSFPLPDGRTALVVGDVVGHGLGAAATMGQLSMEARALLSAGLAPDEVLEHLDETVSLLDDAESGLAAGYSALGSTCCIALYDPVGHDVALASAGHLPPVLMLPDGRAAPLPLPPHPGLGAEFALREPFDVHTFAAPPGSVLALYTDGLVEDPALSIDEGIGRLAEAVSAVHPWDTLQQAARHVVSTLAPVRQRDDVTLLLARMIGYRKEDTATWRLPARSDAPARAREHVGALLRRWRARGATRDDVTLLVSELVTNAVRFAAGPVTVRLIRTGHGLLCEVGDAGNGRPRLSAGGLLDDGGRGLHIVHRLTTRWGVRWTDTGKVVWAEVAR; translated from the coding sequence ATGGACTCCACGCCGTCCCCCTCGTCCTCGTCGCCGTTCGAGCTGGTCAGCAGCGCTCTGGGGCGCTACGTCCCGCACGGCGCGACCTCGGCGGCCACGGCGTCCGCCGACGCGCAGGGCGACCGGCCCGCCGCCCCGCCCGTGCCCGACGACCCGGAGGGCGGACGGCACGACCAGATCCTCGGCGTCGTCAATCTGGACAAGGAACTGAGGATCACCCGCCGCAACCTCGACGCGGCCGTGTTCACAGGGCTGGACGCCGCGTCCGGGACCCCCTTCGCCGATCTCCTGCCGCCCGGGGACGTACCGACGGTGACGCGGCGCCTGCGGCAGGTCCTGGAGATCGGTGAGGCGCATGTGGCCCGCATCCAGCGGCTGCGGCGGAGCGACGGCTCGGAGCTGGTCGTCTCCATGAGCATCCTGCCCGCCGCTGCTCCGCAGGAGGGTCTGACCGTCTCCTTGATCGCGATGGCGAAGAGACTGCACCTGTACGCCGCGGAGACCGCGATCGGCACGTCGCTGGACATCGGCGAGACCGCGCAGTCGCTGGCGGAGTCCCTGCTGGCCTGGGGCGACGTGGCCGCCGTCGACCTGGACTTCGCCGTGTGGACGGGCGAGGGGGTCACCGAGCAGTCGCAGGGGCGCATCCGGCTCCGGCGGGCGGCGCTGGTCCCGGAGCGTGCGTGGCCCGAGGGCTATGTGACGCCGGGCGGCGATCTGCCGAGCGACGCGAGTCGCCTGCTGGCCCAGGCGGTACGGCGCGACGACGCGCCGCAGGCCATCGTCATACCGGACCGGCAGGCGGTCGAACGGCTGCTGGGCAGTCCGCGGGTGATCCGGGCCCTGGTCCCCGGCGACCGTTCCGCGAGCGTGGCGTGCATACCGCTCGTGCTGGACGGCACACCGCCCGTCGTGCTCGGCGTGGCGGAGGTCTGGCGGCGGGCGGACCGCCCCTTCCGCGACAGCGAGTTGTTCGACCTCCAGGAACTGGTGGCGAGGACCGCCCATCACGTCGACCTGGCCCGCCAGCACCACCGCGAGCACACCCAGGTACTGGCCCTCCAGCGCCGGCTGCTGCCCCGGACGGGCGGCCACACCGTCGAGTTCGCCAGCGTCTACCAGCCCGCCACCCCGGACAGCGCGGGCGTCGGCGGCGACTGGGTCAACAGCTTCCCGCTCCCCGACGGCCGGACCGCGCTGGTGGTCGGTGACGTCGTCGGGCACGGCCTCGGGGCCGCGGCGACGATGGGCCAGCTGAGCATGGAGGCCCGCGCGCTGCTCTCCGCCGGGCTGGCGCCCGACGAGGTGCTGGAGCACCTGGACGAGACCGTCAGCCTGCTGGACGACGCGGAGTCCGGACTGGCGGCCGGCTACAGCGCCCTCGGCTCCACCTGCTGCATCGCCCTGTACGACCCGGTCGGCCACGACGTGGCGCTGGCCAGCGCCGGCCACCTGCCGCCGGTGCTGATGCTGCCGGACGGCAGGGCGGCCCCGCTCCCGCTCCCGCCGCACCCCGGACTGGGCGCCGAGTTCGCCCTGCGGGAGCCGTTCGACGTCCACACCTTCGCCGCGCCGCCGGGCTCCGTGCTCGCCCTCTACACCGACGGCCTGGTGGAGGATCCGGCCCTGTCGATCGACGAGGGCATCGGCAGGCTGGCGGAGGCCGTGTCCGCGGTGCACCCCTGGGACACCTTGCAGCAGGCGGCCCGGCACGTCGTCTCCACCCTCGCGCCGGTGCGCCAGCGTGACGACGTGACCCTGCTGCTCGCGCGCATGATCGGCTACCGCAAGGAGGACACCGCGACCTGGCGGCTGCCGGCGCGCAGCGACGCTCCGGCCCGGGCCCGCGAGCACGTCGGTGCGCTGCTGCGTCGGTGGCGTGCCAGGGGCGCCACCCGGGACGACGTGACGCTGCTGGTCAGTGAGCTGGTCACCAACGCGGTGCGCTTCGCCGCGGGGCCCGTCACGGTGCGGCTGATCCGGACCGGTCACGGCCTGCTGTGCGAGGTGGGCGACGCGGGCAACGGCCGGCCGCGGCTGAGCGCGGGCGGTCTCCTCGACGACGGCGGGCGCGGCCTGCACATCGTGCACCGGCTCACCACCCGGTGGGGGGTGCGCTGGACGGACACCGGCAAGGTGGTCTGGGCGGAGGTCGCGCGCTGA
- a CDS encoding mucoidy inhibitor MuiA family protein gives MSTAPEPIPLPVTAVTCLEDRAHVERTTVLDLAAGVQRLRLGPVSALAVDRTLHAELTAAEQPATVLDVRIVRTWTPRGPRPADDDSALRRRVRAHEEKLRDLEQRRDRLHTRLDVLGRLAADLLREIGEGAGSGEAEGERWARELDRVDGERDAHGERLRALEARWVALTAELDEAGRLLRLAEEEPAELVGHIELTVEAAAAGPARLRLGHLTPCALWRPAYRAVLDGDSLTLETDAIVWQRTGEDWSDVRLTLSTARSALATEPPGLEADRLTLQDRTPAERRTVEVELREEEIADLGPAPVLGLPGVDDAGEVRVLHSPAPVRVPADGRAHRVPLSSFTTAAGIEYACAPELSPLVTQVVRFDNLSGHALLAGPVDLVRGSGFTGRGTLDFTAPQAPVELAYGSRDDHRVTRGTEETRETATLTQRTVITRTVRLHVSRFSTPGEQDERVVVVRERIPVSEVSAVDVRLRKELCAPAPDTVDADGIARWNVTLPPGGRRTVTLVYELTASAKVAGL, from the coding sequence GCGCACCACCGTGCTCGACCTCGCGGCAGGCGTCCAGCGGCTGCGTCTCGGGCCGGTCAGCGCGCTGGCCGTGGACCGTACGCTGCACGCCGAGCTGACCGCCGCCGAGCAGCCCGCGACCGTCCTCGACGTGCGGATCGTGCGCACCTGGACCCCCCGCGGGCCGCGGCCCGCCGACGACGACTCCGCCCTGCGCCGGCGCGTGCGCGCGCACGAGGAGAAACTGCGCGACCTGGAGCAGCGGCGCGACCGGCTGCACACCCGCCTCGACGTGCTCGGCCGGCTCGCCGCCGACCTGCTGCGGGAGATCGGCGAGGGTGCGGGTTCGGGGGAGGCGGAAGGGGAACGCTGGGCCCGCGAACTGGACCGGGTGGACGGCGAACGCGACGCCCACGGTGAGCGGCTGCGCGCCCTGGAGGCCCGGTGGGTCGCCCTCACCGCGGAACTCGACGAGGCCGGGCGCCTCCTGCGGCTCGCCGAGGAGGAACCCGCCGAACTGGTCGGCCACATCGAACTGACCGTGGAGGCCGCGGCCGCCGGACCGGCCCGTCTGCGGCTCGGCCATCTGACCCCGTGCGCGTTGTGGCGGCCCGCCTACCGGGCGGTCCTCGACGGTGACTCCCTGACGCTGGAGACCGACGCGATCGTCTGGCAGCGGACCGGCGAGGACTGGTCCGACGTACGGCTGACGCTGTCGACGGCCCGCTCGGCGCTGGCCACCGAACCACCCGGGCTGGAGGCGGACCGGCTGACGCTCCAGGACCGCACGCCCGCCGAGCGCCGCACGGTCGAGGTCGAACTGCGCGAGGAGGAGATCGCGGACCTCGGTCCGGCCCCCGTGCTCGGTCTGCCGGGCGTCGACGACGCGGGCGAGGTGCGGGTCCTGCACTCCCCCGCGCCGGTACGGGTACCCGCGGACGGCCGCGCCCACCGCGTCCCGCTCTCCTCCTTCACTACGGCCGCCGGCATCGAGTACGCCTGCGCACCCGAGCTGTCCCCGCTGGTCACGCAGGTGGTGCGGTTCGACAACCTGTCCGGCCACGCCCTGCTCGCCGGGCCCGTCGACCTCGTCCGGGGCAGCGGGTTCACCGGCCGCGGAACTCTGGACTTCACCGCTCCCCAGGCCCCCGTGGAACTGGCCTACGGCAGCCGCGACGACCACCGGGTCACCCGGGGGACGGAGGAGACCCGCGAGACGGCGACCCTCACCCAGCGGACCGTGATCACCCGTACGGTCCGCCTCCACGTGTCCCGCTTCTCCACCCCCGGCGAGCAGGACGAACGGGTGGTGGTCGTGCGCGAACGGATCCCGGTCTCCGAGGTCTCGGCGGTGGACGTACGCCTGCGCAAGGAACTCTGCGCTCCCGCCCCCGACACGGTCGACGCCGACGGCATCGCCCGCTGGAACGTCACGCTCCCGCCCGGCGGCCGGCGCACCGTCACCCTGGTCTACGAGCTGACGGCGAGCGCCAAGGTCGCCGGTCTCTGA